One genomic segment of Caldimonas brevitalea includes these proteins:
- the rocD gene encoding ornithine--oxo-acid transaminase, translating to MSHTTPVCASGAIALEDRYGAHNYHPLPVVLVRGEGVHLWDEQGRRYLDMMSAYSAVSFGHSRPELVQVLVEQAQRLAITSRAYHTDRLGPFLEKLCQLTGLDRALPMNTGAEAVETAIKAVRKWGYKVKGVAEGQAQIIVPAGNFAGRTTTIVGFSSEAQYRDGFGPFAPGFVQVPYGDIAALEHAITPQTVAFFVEPIQGEAGIIVPPAGYLRAARELCDRHRVLLVCDEVQTGLGRTGRILACHHEGVQPDAVTLGKALGGGLLPVSAFVARADVMAQFTPGDHGSTFGGNPLSAAVGLAALQLLERERLSEQAERQGQYLRERLLALGHPAITDVRGKGLLVGVEIDRRYASARAVCEALMHEGVLSKDTHDTVVRLAPPLVVTAAQIDEAVEALQRALRSVEPERRLAA from the coding sequence ATGAGCCACACGACCCCCGTCTGCGCCTCGGGCGCGATCGCGCTGGAAGACCGCTATGGCGCACACAACTACCACCCGCTGCCGGTGGTGCTGGTGCGCGGCGAAGGTGTCCATCTCTGGGACGAGCAGGGCCGGCGCTATCTGGACATGATGTCGGCCTATTCCGCCGTCAGCTTCGGCCACAGCCGGCCCGAGCTGGTGCAGGTGCTGGTCGAACAGGCACAGCGGCTCGCGATCACCTCGCGCGCCTATCACACCGACCGGCTCGGCCCGTTTCTCGAAAAGCTGTGCCAGCTGACCGGGCTCGACCGGGCGCTGCCGATGAACACCGGCGCCGAGGCGGTCGAAACCGCGATCAAGGCGGTGCGCAAATGGGGCTACAAGGTCAAGGGTGTGGCCGAAGGGCAGGCGCAGATCATCGTGCCGGCCGGCAACTTCGCCGGCCGCACCACCACCATCGTCGGCTTCTCGAGCGAAGCGCAGTACCGCGACGGCTTCGGCCCGTTCGCGCCGGGCTTCGTGCAGGTCCCCTATGGCGACATCGCCGCGCTCGAGCACGCCATCACGCCGCAGACGGTGGCGTTTTTCGTCGAGCCCATCCAGGGGGAGGCCGGCATCATCGTGCCGCCGGCCGGTTATCTGCGCGCGGCGCGCGAGCTGTGTGACCGCCACCGCGTGCTGCTGGTGTGCGACGAAGTGCAGACCGGCCTTGGGCGCACCGGCCGCATCCTCGCCTGCCATCACGAAGGTGTGCAGCCCGATGCGGTGACGCTCGGTAAGGCACTGGGCGGCGGCTTGCTGCCGGTGTCGGCCTTCGTCGCGCGGGCCGACGTGATGGCCCAGTTCACCCCGGGCGACCATGGCAGCACCTTCGGCGGCAACCCGCTCAGCGCGGCGGTGGGTCTGGCGGCCTTGCAGCTGCTGGAACGCGAGCGGCTGTCGGAGCAGGCCGAACGGCAGGGGCAGTATCTGCGCGAGCGGCTGCTGGCGCTGGGCCATCCGGCCATCACCGATGTGCGCGGCAAGGGCCTGCTGGTCGGCGTCGAGATCGACCGCCGCTATGCCAGTGCGCGGGCGGTCTGCGAAGCGCTGATGCACGAAGGTGTGTTGAGCAAGGACACCCACGACACCGTGGTGCGCCTGGCGCCACCGCTGGTGGTGACGGCCGCGCAGATCGACGAGGCGGTCGAGGCACTGCAGCGCGCCTTGCGTTCGGTCGAGCCCGAGCGGCGCCTGGCGGCCTGA
- a CDS encoding SulP family inorganic anion transporter, with protein MAGLLGALLVLPQGVAFATLAGLPPQYGLYAAILPCAVAALFGSSWHVATGPTNAISLALFAMLSPLAVPGSARYIELALAMTLLVGLLQTSIAVLRLGAIANFISPAALLGFTAGAGMLIAVHALKDMLGMGRDAGSQAAAVLAYLARHWDDTHLGALSVGAVCVAATLAVRRLRPRWPAMLIGLACATLLAALLNHQGGPWRVQSVGRLSSAWPPFHVPDVDWQLLPELVGLAFALTIVALGQSISIAKFVAARSGQRLDPNREFLGQGLANLVGGLFSSYVACGSLNRSLPNLEAGARTPLASVFSAVLLLGLLAVAAPLVAYIPLAGIGGLLLLVAWSLLDLGRWQRLASTDRTEFYIALATFVATLTVRLETAILFGTILSLVSYLYRTSKPAMRTMGFDTMAPERHFAVVDGNPDALPECPQLKLLRMEGSVYFGAAQHVADTLHGLRAQPDAPRHLLVMSKSMNFIDVAGAEVWETELRARRAAGGDLYFHRPRPAVVQMWERTGFIEQLGRDHIFPDKRSAIAAIFQQLDPRVCAACRARVFWECETAPFEPAPPAKEPDA; from the coding sequence ATGGCCGGACTGCTCGGCGCACTGCTGGTGCTGCCCCAGGGCGTGGCCTTCGCGACGCTGGCCGGGCTGCCGCCGCAATATGGTCTGTACGCCGCCATCCTGCCGTGCGCGGTGGCGGCCTTGTTCGGTTCCAGCTGGCATGTCGCCACGGGCCCCACCAACGCCATCTCGCTGGCCCTGTTCGCGATGTTGTCGCCGCTGGCCGTGCCCGGCAGTGCCCGCTACATCGAGCTGGCCCTCGCGATGACCTTGCTGGTCGGCCTGCTGCAAACGTCGATCGCCGTGCTGCGGCTCGGGGCCATCGCCAACTTCATCTCGCCGGCCGCCTTGCTGGGCTTCACCGCGGGCGCCGGGATGTTGATCGCCGTGCACGCGCTCAAGGACATGCTCGGCATGGGCCGCGACGCCGGGAGCCAGGCGGCCGCCGTGCTGGCCTACCTGGCACGCCACTGGGACGACACCCATCTCGGGGCGCTGTCGGTCGGTGCCGTCTGCGTCGCGGCGACGTTGGCGGTGCGACGGCTGCGGCCGCGCTGGCCGGCGATGCTGATCGGCCTGGCGTGCGCGACGCTGCTCGCCGCGCTGTTGAACCACCAAGGCGGTCCCTGGCGGGTGCAGTCGGTGGGCCGTCTCAGCTCGGCCTGGCCGCCCTTCCACGTGCCCGACGTCGACTGGCAGCTGCTGCCCGAACTGGTGGGCCTGGCCTTCGCGCTGACCATCGTGGCCCTGGGCCAATCGATCTCGATCGCCAAATTCGTTGCGGCCCGCTCGGGGCAACGGCTCGACCCCAACCGCGAGTTCCTGGGTCAGGGGCTGGCCAATCTGGTGGGCGGCTTGTTTTCGTCGTACGTCGCGTGCGGGTCGCTGAACCGCTCGCTGCCCAATCTCGAGGCCGGTGCCCGCACACCGCTCGCGTCGGTGTTCTCGGCGGTGCTGCTGCTGGGCCTGCTGGCGGTGGCCGCGCCGCTGGTGGCCTACATCCCGCTCGCCGGCATCGGCGGCCTGCTGCTGCTGGTGGCCTGGAGCCTGCTCGACCTCGGCCGCTGGCAACGCCTGGCAAGCACCGACCGCACCGAGTTCTACATCGCGCTCGCCACCTTCGTCGCGACACTGACGGTGCGGCTGGAAACCGCGATCCTGTTCGGCACCATCTTGTCGCTGGTCAGCTACCTGTACCGCACCTCCAAGCCGGCGATGCGCACGATGGGCTTCGACACAATGGCGCCCGAGCGGCATTTCGCGGTGGTCGACGGCAACCCCGACGCGCTGCCCGAGTGTCCGCAACTGAAGTTGCTGCGCATGGAGGGCTCGGTCTATTTCGGCGCGGCGCAGCACGTGGCCGACACCTTGCACGGCTTGCGCGCGCAGCCCGACGCGCCGCGCCATCTGCTGGTGATGAGCAAGAGCATGAACTTCATCGACGTGGCCGGCGCCGAGGTGTGGGAGACCGAGCTGAGGGCACGCCGGGCCGCCGGCGGCGACCTCTATTTCCACCGGCCGCGCCCGGCGGTGGTGCAGATGTGGGAGCGCACCGGCTTCATCGAGCAGCTCGGGCGCGACCACATCTTCCCCGACAAGCGCTCGGCCATCGCCGCCATCTTCCAACAGCTCGATCCGCGCGTCTGCGCGGCGTGCCGAGCGCGGGTGTTCTGGGAATGCGAGACGGCGCCGTTCGAGCCGGCGCCGCCGGCGAAGGAGCCCGACGCCTGA
- a CDS encoding 2-dehydropantoate 2-reductase, whose protein sequence is MNGVKVCVYGAGAIGGFIGARLAARGAAVSAIARGANAEALRQHGWRLQTAAGLEQAPVQAVAEDAAQLGPQDLVVVAVKGHALASVARGIAPLLAAHTVVLMAMNGVPWWFFDHFGGPCAGVRLEAVDPGGHIRAALPTEHVIGCVVHATCSMPAPGLVHHGFGQRLIVGEPAGGISARLEALAGLLRNAGFEVEVSSCIQQDIWYKLWGNMTMNPISALTGATCDLILGDALVRRYCLEMMAEARRVGERIGCRIEQSGEDRLAVAGKLGAFKTSMLQDVEAGRPIELDPLLTVVHEIAARLGEPTPQLDALLGLVRLQARVRGLYPPS, encoded by the coding sequence ATGAACGGTGTGAAGGTCTGCGTCTATGGCGCGGGGGCGATCGGCGGCTTTATCGGTGCCCGGTTGGCCGCACGTGGCGCGGCGGTCAGTGCCATCGCGCGGGGCGCCAATGCCGAAGCCTTGCGACAGCATGGTTGGCGGTTGCAGACGGCCGCCGGCCTCGAGCAGGCGCCGGTGCAGGCGGTGGCCGAAGACGCGGCGCAACTCGGGCCGCAAGACCTGGTCGTGGTGGCCGTCAAAGGCCATGCCTTGGCGAGCGTGGCGCGCGGCATCGCCCCATTGCTCGCCGCACACACCGTGGTGCTGATGGCGATGAACGGCGTGCCCTGGTGGTTCTTCGACCACTTCGGCGGGCCTTGCGCCGGCGTGCGGCTGGAGGCTGTCGACCCGGGCGGCCACATCCGCGCGGCCCTGCCCACCGAACACGTGATCGGCTGCGTGGTGCACGCCACGTGCTCGATGCCGGCGCCCGGCCTGGTGCACCACGGCTTCGGGCAGCGGTTGATCGTCGGCGAGCCGGCCGGCGGCATCAGCGCACGGCTGGAGGCGCTGGCGGGCCTGCTGCGCAATGCCGGCTTCGAGGTCGAGGTGTCGAGCTGCATCCAGCAGGACATTTGGTACAAGCTGTGGGGCAACATGACGATGAACCCCATCTCGGCCCTGACCGGTGCGACCTGCGACCTGATCCTCGGCGACGCGCTGGTGCGGCGCTACTGCCTCGAGATGATGGCCGAAGCGCGGCGTGTGGGGGAGCGCATCGGCTGCCGCATCGAGCAAAGCGGGGAAGACCGCCTTGCGGTGGCTGGCAAGCTGGGGGCCTTCAAGACCTCGATGCTGCAGGATGTGGAAGCCGGCCGCCCGATCGAACTCGACCCGCTGCTCACGGTGGTGCACGAGATCGCCGCCCGGCTCGGCGAGCCCACGCCGCAACTCGACGCCCTGCTCGGGCTGGTGCGCTTGCAGGCGCGTGTGCGAGGCTTGTACCCGCCCTCGTGA
- a CDS encoding MFS transporter produces MLWSQAQFLALGLLMGCWACSLPALKQRFGYDAQQLSLVLLSLAAGSVLAFLGCARVLQAVGTAVFTRTTGVLAAYALVGTQLVSESESLALVAFVFGWASAGFDVAINATAVAIERKAGRAVMSKLHAMFSSGGVVAAGVAAPLLQQHLDPLWLAVPAALLLSALALAGPADAAGDPVPAPALGAVAGTDTRVPRSRLVWRLGAAALLCLLCEGTMYDWSAVYMTHVFAASPALAVAGFGLFSAAMAFGRFTGDTLRDRRGGAAVLGPGCWLAAAGAGLAVLAPHGGWALLGFVLVGLGLSNVIPIVFAMAGRAGPGTAEGAIAFVSGIGFVGFLVGPPLVGLWASVFSFDTALLIVLAACVGVAGLVAPARAHRGAGR; encoded by the coding sequence GTGTTGTGGAGCCAGGCGCAGTTCCTGGCCTTGGGCCTGCTGATGGGCTGCTGGGCGTGCAGCCTGCCGGCGCTCAAGCAGCGCTTCGGCTATGACGCGCAGCAGCTGAGCCTGGTGCTGTTGTCGCTCGCCGCCGGTTCGGTGCTCGCCTTTCTGGGCTGCGCGCGCGTCTTGCAAGCGGTCGGCACGGCCGTGTTCACCCGCACCACGGGCGTCCTGGCCGCCTATGCCCTGGTGGGCACGCAACTGGTGAGCGAGTCGGAGTCGTTGGCGCTGGTGGCCTTCGTGTTCGGCTGGGCCAGCGCCGGCTTCGACGTCGCGATCAATGCCACCGCGGTGGCCATCGAGCGCAAGGCCGGCCGCGCGGTGATGTCGAAGTTGCACGCGATGTTCAGCAGCGGCGGTGTGGTTGCGGCCGGCGTCGCGGCGCCGCTGCTGCAGCAGCACCTGGACCCGCTCTGGCTGGCTGTGCCCGCCGCGCTGTTGCTGTCTGCGTTGGCGCTCGCCGGGCCCGCGGATGCCGCTGGCGACCCGGTGCCAGCCCCCGCTCTCGGTGCCGTGGCCGGCACCGACACGCGTGTCCCTCGCAGCCGTCTGGTCTGGCGCCTCGGCGCCGCGGCGCTGCTGTGTCTGCTGTGCGAAGGCACGATGTACGACTGGTCGGCGGTCTACATGACACACGTCTTTGCGGCCTCGCCCGCGCTGGCGGTGGCGGGCTTCGGGCTGTTTTCGGCAGCGATGGCGTTCGGGCGTTTCACGGGCGACACGCTGCGCGACCGTCGCGGTGGTGCCGCCGTCCTGGGGCCAGGCTGTTGGCTCGCCGCCGCCGGCGCCGGCCTGGCCGTGCTCGCGCCGCATGGGGGCTGGGCGCTGCTCGGTTTCGTGCTGGTGGGCCTGGGCCTCTCCAATGTCATTCCCATCGTGTTCGCGATGGCGGGGCGCGCCGGGCCGGGCACGGCGGAGGGGGCGATTGCCTTCGTCTCCGGCATCGGGTTTGTCGGTTTTCTGGTGGGCCCGCCGCTGGTGGGCCTGTGGGCCAGCGTGTTCTCGTTCGACACGGCGCTGCTGATCGTGCTGGCCGCCTGCGTCGGGGTCGCAGGGCTGGTGGCGCCGGCGCGCGCGCACCGCGGAGCCGGGCGATGA